Proteins co-encoded in one Salvia splendens isolate huo1 chromosome 4, SspV2, whole genome shotgun sequence genomic window:
- the LOC121800182 gene encoding uncharacterized protein At4g00950-like isoform X1 has translation MGVKAEDLDQPKLTLSKLPHCKPSPQHMQTPPLRPLVSIPFHWEEAPGRPRGGDATKSKAARCLELPPRLLQEEGKMTMTPSPTTVLDGPYVGRSLSLACTFSFRKGPVFGREDGKRNMGSGRWGSFREVRRCGEGSMDFSQSLGDIFRSEDGGDGCVKITRVRRRKSFFRLSTFNSNSKYLWCFVNLNLQGDIYASFKQVVPWRRSSQ, from the exons ATGGGCGTCAAAGCAGAAGATCTCGACCAGCCTAAACTAACTCTATCTAAACTCCCACACTGCAAGCCCTCGCCGCAGCACATGCAGACGCCGCCGCTCCGCCCCCTCGTTTCGATCCCGTTCCACTGGGAGGAGGCGCCGGGAAGGCCTAGGGGCGGAGATGCAACGAAGAGCAAAGCGGCGAGGTGTCTGGAGCTGCCGCCGAGGCTGCTGCAGGAGGAGGGTAAAATGACCATGACGCCCTCGCCCACAACGGTGCTGGATGGGCCCTATGTGGGCCGGTCGCTGTCGCTGGCCTGCACGTTTTCGTTCAGGAAAGGGCCGGTTTTTGGCCGGGAGGATGGGAAGAGGAATATGGGGTCGGGGAGGTGGGGAAGCTTTAGGGAGGTGAGACGGTGTGGGGAGGGTAGTATGGACTTTTCGCAGTCGCTTGGGGATATATTTAGGAGTGAGGATGGTGGTGATGGTTGTGTGAAGATCACAAGAGTTAGGAGGAGGAAGAGTTTCTTTAGATTGTCTACATTTAACTCCAATTCCAAGTATTTGTGg TGTTTTGTGAATCTAAATTTGCAGGGTGATATTTATGCAAGTTTTAAGCAGGTGGTGCCGTGGAGGCGTAGTAGCCAATGA
- the LOC121800182 gene encoding uncharacterized protein At4g00950-like isoform X2, translating to MGVKAEDLDQPKLTLSKLPHCKPSPQHMQTPPLRPLVSIPFHWEEAPGRPRGGDATKSKAARCLELPPRLLQEEGKMTMTPSPTTVLDGPYVGRSLSLACTFSFRKGPVFGREDGKRNMGSGRWGSFREVRRCGEGSMDFSQSLGDIFRSEDGGDGCVKITRVRRRKSFFRLSTFNSNSKYLWGDIYASFKQVVPWRRSSQ from the exons ATGGGCGTCAAAGCAGAAGATCTCGACCAGCCTAAACTAACTCTATCTAAACTCCCACACTGCAAGCCCTCGCCGCAGCACATGCAGACGCCGCCGCTCCGCCCCCTCGTTTCGATCCCGTTCCACTGGGAGGAGGCGCCGGGAAGGCCTAGGGGCGGAGATGCAACGAAGAGCAAAGCGGCGAGGTGTCTGGAGCTGCCGCCGAGGCTGCTGCAGGAGGAGGGTAAAATGACCATGACGCCCTCGCCCACAACGGTGCTGGATGGGCCCTATGTGGGCCGGTCGCTGTCGCTGGCCTGCACGTTTTCGTTCAGGAAAGGGCCGGTTTTTGGCCGGGAGGATGGGAAGAGGAATATGGGGTCGGGGAGGTGGGGAAGCTTTAGGGAGGTGAGACGGTGTGGGGAGGGTAGTATGGACTTTTCGCAGTCGCTTGGGGATATATTTAGGAGTGAGGATGGTGGTGATGGTTGTGTGAAGATCACAAGAGTTAGGAGGAGGAAGAGTTTCTTTAGATTGTCTACATTTAACTCCAATTCCAAGTATTTGTGg GGTGATATTTATGCAAGTTTTAAGCAGGTGGTGCCGTGGAGGCGTAGTAGCCAATGA
- the LOC121800182 gene encoding uncharacterized protein At4g00950-like isoform X3: protein MGVKAEDLDQPKLTLSKLPHCKPSPQHMQTPPLRPLVSIPFHWEEAPGRPRGGDATKSKAARCLELPPRLLQEEGKMTMTPSPTTVLDGPYVGRSLSLACTFSFRKGPVFGREDGKRNMGSGRWGSFREVRRCGEGSMDFSQSLGDIFRSEDGGDGCVKITRVRRRKSFFRLSTFNSNSKYLWVVPWRRSSQ from the exons ATGGGCGTCAAAGCAGAAGATCTCGACCAGCCTAAACTAACTCTATCTAAACTCCCACACTGCAAGCCCTCGCCGCAGCACATGCAGACGCCGCCGCTCCGCCCCCTCGTTTCGATCCCGTTCCACTGGGAGGAGGCGCCGGGAAGGCCTAGGGGCGGAGATGCAACGAAGAGCAAAGCGGCGAGGTGTCTGGAGCTGCCGCCGAGGCTGCTGCAGGAGGAGGGTAAAATGACCATGACGCCCTCGCCCACAACGGTGCTGGATGGGCCCTATGTGGGCCGGTCGCTGTCGCTGGCCTGCACGTTTTCGTTCAGGAAAGGGCCGGTTTTTGGCCGGGAGGATGGGAAGAGGAATATGGGGTCGGGGAGGTGGGGAAGCTTTAGGGAGGTGAGACGGTGTGGGGAGGGTAGTATGGACTTTTCGCAGTCGCTTGGGGATATATTTAGGAGTGAGGATGGTGGTGATGGTTGTGTGAAGATCACAAGAGTTAGGAGGAGGAAGAGTTTCTTTAGATTGTCTACATTTAACTCCAATTCCAAGTATTTGTGg GTGGTGCCGTGGAGGCGTAGTAGCCAATGA